A region from the Palaemon carinicauda isolate YSFRI2023 chromosome 16, ASM3689809v2, whole genome shotgun sequence genome encodes:
- the LOC137655254 gene encoding uncharacterized protein, whose product MLTTITTLCTHALLSGWIARFGILEHITSNRGTTFTSQLGTSLANLLGITLYQTTTCNPATNGVVERFHCTFKAALMSCCNDSNWFTQLPWILLGLRTTPKDGLDFSTAEMVYGNPLLVLSPLTQRALVGFCQ is encoded by the coding sequence ATGCTAACTACAATAACCACCTTGTGTACacatgccttactctcagggtggatagcaagatttggtatccttgagcatattacttctaacaggggtaccactttcacctctcaattggggacatccttagcgaatctcctgggcatcaccctatatcagacaacaaCCTGCAACCCTGCAACCAACggagtggttgaacgttttcattgcaccttcaaagcagctttgatgtcctgctgcaatgactccaactggtttactcagcttccatggatCCTGCTGGgtttaaggaccactcctaaggatggcCTTGATTTCTctacagctgaaatggtgtatggcaatccgTTGCTCGTCCTatccccattgacgcaaagggccttggttggattttgccagtag